The genomic stretch ACAACTTCGGGTCTCAAAGCGTGATGTTCGATCGAAAAGCTTGCATATTTGGATTGGTTTTATTAATAATCTCTGTTCTTTTTTGTTCTGCTTTGCGTTATTTGGAACACCaagtagtgaaaattttgatctttatGAAAGAGAAATCGGAATAAGATGAGCGAGCTCATAGGTCGATCAAGAATTTGAGCTTCCTACCTCAACTTGTTTGCTTTTGTTTAGTGGAGAAATGTTTCGATCGTCTCGAGTCAAATTACATGTTCTAAAGCCATGAGCATCATTACAAAATGCAATCCTTAGACCCCATTCCTTGTTCCTAAAAATGAAATCTGAAGAATAGTACTTTTTGTCTGACTTCTATCGTTTGTAAGACTACTTTGATTTGTTTTTACACGCAAGAAAATGTTTGTAAAATCGCTCGAGGATAGATAGGAGGATGGCTGATGAATATAACCAATTTATTTATAGACGAAGACCACATAAACTCAATCAGTCAAACACACACATCTTTGATGTGGCCAAATTTGTTTCCCGACACTGACCAATCTAACTGTGATCTCCAAAAGATTTATGAGTTCGATGCGTGACTGTCTACAGCAAATGAAATCCCATGCTGAAACTACAGATTTAAAATGAATCAAGATCAATGAACCGAGTTTAGAGCAAACCGTAGAAGTCTCTTTCAACTCAATCGAGCTTGTTTTGCCTGAACAAAAGAAAAGCTAAGGAACAGAGATGATGCGGAAGATATCCATATAAGAATCATGAGCTCGTTAATAATGGTGAATTAAACTCTCTGAAAACATGCAGAAGCTGAGTCTGGGAGAGCACTGGCGAATCTATGATGGCGAGGAGGCTATCAACCCCAGGTTTGCGGTCAAGAAGAAGCACACGGGCCTCCTGCACTCGAAGGGACTGGCGCGAGTGACCCCGTGCGCGTCGGGCACCGAGTCGCGCCTTGCCTACGACGCCGAGGGCTCCTACTCACGGCGGTGCTGTGCCATCTACGACAGCAGGCGACGGCAACTGGCAGAGATCCAGAAAAAGGAGTCTGCTCAAGGCATATCCCTTGGCCTCGATGTCTTCCGCCTGGTGGTGGAGCCAGAGCTCGATGCAGCATTCGCGATGGCCATGGTGATACTCCTGGAGCAGATGTTTGGATCCAGAGGGTCACTGCTTAGAGGTTGAAAGGTCGTATCGAGCTTGTGTTCGTATGAGCTTGTTAGTCTCCCCTGCCCATCCATCTCATGGAAATTGTAACAAAAAActgcaagaaaaaaaaagggggaagtgtATATACTTTTGATGACATGAGATGAGATGAAGACGAAGATGAAGATTTTGATGGCTAATTACACCGTGCTTCAAGATTTTGGTGTCTTCACCTAAAACATAGTTTGTTTGTTTCGATTGATATCAtaaataaactaaaatatgatgccgATATCAATATTATTCTCTTAAATCTCTGAAACAGAACATAGTGATTGGGAATCTTGATGGAACTTTCATGGTTATTTGCTCTTGTTGGAAACCCGGCAGAAGTCTTTATTGCAAGTCACTCTTTTATG from Musa acuminata AAA Group cultivar baxijiao chromosome BXJ1-3, Cavendish_Baxijiao_AAA, whole genome shotgun sequence encodes the following:
- the LOC103977774 gene encoding protein LURP-one-related 8 encodes the protein MTKVHPHATAVEEPPRPESPRAGGGRAAAEATVLTVWRKSLLFNGNGFTVFDSKGHLVFRVDNYSSVSRDCIVLMDATGKPLLTIRRKKLSLGEHWRIYDGEEAINPRFAVKKKHTGLLHSKGLARVTPCASGTESRLAYDAEGSYSRRCCAIYDSRRRQLAEIQKKESAQGISLGLDVFRLVVEPELDAAFAMAMVILLEQMFGSRGSLLRG